Proteins from a single region of Haloplanus sp. GDY1:
- a CDS encoding LUD domain-containing protein — protein MATTTTNPTISTFEDALDELGVDLTRTAADEFAATLDDVVRDPAVGVPLPFDVAYPDSVTVDPTPAALERAETGVTPASFGVANYGSVLLPSTADGAEPVSLYPELHVPVVRASDVLPDLPEALDRFGDVARENGASTVVATGPSATADMGELVLGAHGPEAVHVVMLDE, from the coding sequence ATGGCTACCACGACCACGAACCCAACCATCTCGACGTTCGAGGACGCCCTCGACGAACTCGGGGTGGACCTCACCCGGACGGCCGCCGACGAGTTCGCGGCGACCCTCGACGACGTCGTCCGCGATCCGGCCGTCGGCGTCCCCCTCCCCTTCGACGTCGCGTACCCCGACTCGGTGACGGTCGATCCGACGCCCGCCGCCCTCGAACGCGCGGAGACGGGCGTCACCCCCGCCTCTTTCGGCGTGGCCAACTACGGGAGCGTCCTCCTGCCCTCCACGGCCGACGGCGCCGAACCCGTCTCCCTCTACCCCGAACTCCACGTCCCCGTCGTCCGCGCGAGCGACGTCCTCCCGGACCTGCCCGAGGCGCTGGACCGCTTCGGCGACGTGGCCCGGGAGAACGGCGCGAGCACCGTCGTCGCCACCGGCCCCAGCGCCACCGCAGACATGGGGGAACTCGTCCTCGGCGCGCACGGCCCCGAGGCGGTCCACGTGGTGATGCTCGATGAGTAA